The Candidatus Thermoplasmatota archaeon genome has a segment encoding these proteins:
- a CDS encoding AbrB/MazE/SpoVT family DNA-binding domain-containing protein — protein METYVSKVTTAGQITLPKTLRKFLKVEDGSFIQFEKVGDAIVLRKLDAEEHILASLKKKIKKSGVTKEKIAELIEESSKEAWKETYAKDFS, from the coding sequence ATGGAAACTTACGTTAGTAAAGTAACAACGGCTGGTCAGATAACTCTTCCCAAGACGTTGAGAAAATTTCTTAAAGTGGAAGATGGGTCATTCATTCAATTTGAAAAAGTCGGTGATGCGATAGTTCTAAGGAAGCTAGATGCTGAAGAGCATATTTTGGCTTCTCTCAAAAAAAAGATCAAAAAGAGCGGTGTCACCAAAGAAAAGATTGCCGAACTAATTGAAGAATCATCGAAAGAGGCTTGGAAGGAGACTTATGCTAAGGATTTTTCTTGA